In a single window of the Papaver somniferum cultivar HN1 chromosome 8, ASM357369v1, whole genome shotgun sequence genome:
- the LOC113302764 gene encoding protein Iojap-related, mitochondrial-like: MLSALRSRVFQSSSSSSSGIQSWKLGFNRLISSSPSPSSSYDESSGYLELEEVEKTLIDVKADNIKVIPVKDQCDWTDFMVIATGRSTWHVRNIAEALIYKVKKKQEGFERLLLPSVQGQEGGKWIVIDSGKIVVHALDEKAREYYNLEGLYTKEALAKRVPDQDLDGAFVKVRPINNSKKKKPVQKTAESGFVSFIS; encoded by the exons ATGTTATCCGCATTAAGATCCAGGGTATTtcaatcatcctcttcatcttcttctggtattcagtcgtggaaattagggtttaatcgattaatatcatcatcaccatcaccatcttcttcttaCGATGAGAGTTCAGGGTATCTAGAGTTAGAAGAAGTAGAGAAGACTCTCATTGATGTTAAAGCAGATAATATAAAAGTCATTCCTGTTAAGGATCAATGTGATTGGACAGATTTCATGGTTATTGCTACTGGTAGATCAACTTGGCATGTCAGGAACATTGCTGAAGCTCTAATTTACAAG gtaaaaaagaaacaagaagggTTTGAAAGATTACTGTTGCCCAGTGTACAAGGTCAAGAAGGAGGAAAATGGATTGTTATTGATTCTG GTAAAATAGTAGTTCATGCTCTTGATGAGAAGGCAAGAGAGTACTATAATTTGGAAGGTCTATATACAAAAGAGGCGCTTGCAAAGAGGGTTCCGGATCAG GATTTGGACGGTGCTTTTGTCAAAGTTCGTCCAATTAATAATTCTAAGAAGAAGAAGCCTGTGCAGAAGACTGCTGAAAGTGGATTTGTCAGCTTTATTAGCTAG